Proteins from a single region of Bdellovibrio bacteriovorus HD100:
- a CDS encoding tetratricopeptide repeat protein — MNALHDDMLSEARGYFINGNYKMAEPILNQMLLQNTRNPEVYQMLATIFYDKGQFSKAIKTFRRALEIDPTYTDASVGLSIILNDLGKYDEGKQVFLDAQSQLEKKSGKQDPFVDEKIASKHEELADLYYQYKRYNEALEQLLKAQKLSSRKAEITMRIAEVHVQLGQGDRAIKDLKSLIREYPHLIPARLKLGAIYYNSNNIAEATEQWENILIRDPQHPEALRYLKMAQAAGITSIDL, encoded by the coding sequence ATGAACGCTCTTCATGACGATATGCTCTCTGAAGCCCGTGGATACTTCATCAACGGGAACTACAAGATGGCCGAACCGATTCTGAACCAGATGCTTCTGCAAAACACCCGCAATCCGGAAGTTTATCAGATGCTGGCGACGATCTTTTACGACAAAGGCCAGTTCAGCAAGGCGATCAAAACCTTCCGTCGTGCTTTGGAAATCGATCCCACCTACACCGACGCCAGCGTGGGTTTGTCCATCATTCTGAATGATCTGGGTAAATACGATGAAGGCAAACAGGTGTTCCTGGATGCTCAATCCCAGCTGGAGAAAAAATCCGGCAAACAGGACCCGTTTGTGGACGAAAAAATCGCCTCCAAACACGAGGAACTGGCGGACTTGTATTATCAGTACAAACGCTACAACGAAGCTTTGGAACAGCTTCTGAAGGCACAGAAACTTTCCAGCAGAAAAGCAGAAATCACCATGCGCATTGCTGAAGTTCATGTGCAACTGGGCCAGGGGGACCGCGCCATCAAGGATCTGAAGTCCCTGATCCGCGAATACCCACACCTTATTCCAGCTCGACTGAAGCTGGGGGCGATTTACTACAATTCAAACAATATTGCTGAAGCCACGGAACAATGGGAGAATATCCTTATTCGGGATCCGCAACATCCCGAGGCTTTGCGCTATCTGAAAATGGCGCAGGCTGCTGGCATCACTTCCATCGACTTGTAA